In the Methanosphaera stadtmanae DSM 3091 genome, ATGTTTTGTAATATCAAAAATACGCAGTAGATGGTATGAAGAAGATTTAGCCATGCTATATGATTTATCAGAAACTATTCTTGAGGTGATGTAATGACACTAAAAAGAAGAAGACTATCTAAAAGGAATCATGATATTGATCCTATGTCTTCTGCAGTTAATATGACTGATGTAATGTTAGTTTTAGCTGTGGGCTTTCTAATATTTGCAGTTATGGCAACAGGTGCTCAGAATATTATAAATAGTGACATGTCTCCCCAAGAAAAACAGTCAGCAATGCAAGCTGCACAACAAACAACAGAACTTGATGAAGAAACCACACCATTAGATACCAAACCTGAAGAGATTCAAAGTAGTGGTTCTGGATACCAGGAAAGAGGTAAAGTATACCAAGACCCAAGTACTGGAAAACTAGTTCTGGTTAAATCATCATGAAAAGAAAATACTATTTTTTGGATATGAATAGGACTTTCCTATTCAATATTTTTATATTATAAATAGATGATGAAATATTAAGTGTATATGTTATTTTTAAGAATAAATTTATTTTATAGAGGATTGATTAAAATGAAAGAGAGTAAATTAAGAACTTCAAAGAAAATTAATAGAAATTCTAATTATTTTACTAAAGAAAAACAAATAATAAGTATCATACTAAAATTATTGATAATATTTGTTTTAATTACAATTACAATAAATCTTATTAATTATATAAATATTTTACTAAACTAGAAAAATACTGTAATTTGTATAATAACATATATATTAAATAGTTACTTTTTCAAAAAATAATAAAACTTAGTTTAATAATGAACAATGACTTAAATAATCTCCAAAAACTTAAAATAAATATACTTATTTTATAATATTTTTATTAATTATTTAAAGTAAATGATACTTTAATACAAAGTATCATACAACCTTCAAGATATTTTTCAAATATTGACTTATCCTTATATAAACCACCAAAATAAACAATAAAATTAGAAAAATAGGTTTTTTTAACAAACACCTGACATAAACTAAAGAAAATAAAAAATAGTTTTAAAAAATATACAACACTCATAATAAATAGAATTTATTCTTATTTTTTTAAAAATAACAAAGTAAAACAATAAAATAAAGTAAAATTTATATTAAATTTATAAAAGTTAAATAGTTTAGTGAATAAATATATCAATTATCATGAATTATCTTGATATGAAAAAATTATCTTAAATTAAGATATTTGTGAAAAGTAACAATAAAGGTGAAAAAATGAAGACCATAAATAAATTTCTATTGGCAACAATAGTTTTATTAATGGTTGGCTTAGGTTGTGCAGCTGCTGCAGATAGTTCAAGTAATTCAACTATAGCAACTGTACATGAAACTTCAAGCCTAAGTGGTGATATCCAAAGTAGTTCAATAGAACCTACTTTAACAAAGGATATTCAAACAACTAATAAAGATAATATAAAAGAAAAAACTTCAGATAGTAGTACCAAAAGTATTCAAACAAAGGATACGCAAAAGAAAACTACATCTAACAGTTTTTCAAAAGATGTAACAAATAAAAATACACAAGTATCTAAAAATGTAGAAAAAGATACTAAAATCATAGAAACAACGAAAAAAGAATCTAATACACAACCAACAAAAACAGTGAAAAAAGCAACAGTTACAACAATAACTCCCGATGACTATGATTTATATTTCAGATATAATCCTAAAACTAATAAAACAGAATCTACAACACTTGTATCTGCAGGAGATGTGTTAGATTTACAGGGAACATTTAAAAATGTTAACTTCACAATAGATAAATCTAAAATAACAATAACAAGTATTGGTAAAACTGCAAAGTTATACAACTGTACAGTAAATGTTTTAGGACTTCAAAGTGCAGGTTCATCTGTACATAACCTAACAATTACTAATAACAACTATTATGGTAGTGGAATCTACTTAAATGTTACAAAAAATATTCTTGTAGCTAACAACACCATACATGTATGGGGACCATTTGCATTTGCTCTACCATGTGATAGAGTAAATAATAGTTTAGTTATTGATAATTATCTTGAAACATCATGCCGTGAAGATACAAATCGTACACACACAGCAACACCATGGGGATTATCCTACTATAACAACATAGTAAACAACACCGTAGTAAGTGACCAAGCAAATGGTATTTACTTCAGTTTATGGGGATCAGGATTATTCCAAGGAGGATACTGTGATTACAACAATGTAACAGGTAATGATGTTACAGGAGGAGATACTTCCTGGAGTTACACCATACAAATTATGGGTACAGGTAACATCATATCCTACAACAATGTTAGAGGTGGATATAGAGGAATATCTACACAAGACTTTACAAACAACACCATTATATTCAATGAAGTAAATGGTACAGCACAAGGTATTTTTGCTTGTGAAGGAGCTATAGTAGCTAACAACACTGTACATGTAAATGGTACAACTACTGGTGTTGAAGTTGGTGGAGATGGAGCAATTATTGAAAATAACACTATAACATCCAATTCTGGATCAGCTCTTGTAATTAGTGCAAGTAATATTAATATTAAGAACAATTACTTATGGTCCACATTAGGTTATGGTATATACTCAAAAGGTAAATACATTAACCTCAACATTTCAGACAACACCATTATCAGTGGAAAAATAGGAATTCTCTTTAGAAAACAATCCTCAAGTAAAAAAATAAACTATGTAAACGTGACTAAAAATGTAATTAAATCAGATGGCGAATATGCTATTGACTTTAGTGAAGCTGGAGCAAGAAATGAAGTAGATGTACACATACTCGTTTCAGAATCAAATGTATTGACTTCAAAAGCAGGAACTGGTCTTGAAAAAGCATATCTTCCACCTTCAGTAGGAGGAGGAGACGACCTACCTGACTCTAATAAAACATACACAGTAACAGATAGTACTTATTACACATACTTCACAGATGAACAATCAATAAACACGAAAAAAGTACTTAAAAATGATACTATTATATTAAAAGGTGAATTTAAAAATAAAAACTTCACATTTACACAAAAAACCCATGTTATTGGAGATAATTGTATAATACGTAATGGTACAATAACATTCACAGGTGATGCTTCTGCATCTACATTAAAAAATGTTAAAATCATAAACTATGATAAAAATAGTTTAAATAGACATGGAGTTGAGGTTATTGATGTAAACAACGTTGTAATAAACAATGTAAATATTAATAACTATGATCCATGGGAAAGCTTTGGTATATTCATATGTTCATCAAATGGTAATACACTTACAAACAATGTAATTTACACCTCTGGTGACTATGTAAATTATGGAATATTTGTTTATGCATCAGACTTAAATAATTTAAGTAAAAACCGCGTAACACTAAATCAAAGTAGTAAACCTATAGAGTATGCTGATGAAATAATGTTCAATGATAGAATAGGACTTATTAAAGAAGTACTTCATAACTATGGAATAATTCTTATGTATTCATCATACAACACAGTAGATCAAAACATTGTAAATGGTACATCACAATTTAAAACATACCAATTCCCAGTAGAAGAATGTAAAAACAGTATTGTGGGAATTGATGTATACTATGATAGTAATTACAATACAATTACAAGAAACAACGTTACAATAAACAGTTATGGACCATATGAATATGGAATGGGAGTATTAGGAGCACCATGGGGAACAGCAATCTCTACATTAAATGCTACAAATAACACATTTGCACATAACAATGTACGTGTAAATGGTGGATACTTTGCTACAGGTTTCATTGCTGGTCTTAACAGTATAAACACAACCATATATAACAATACATTTGATGTACATGCCCTACATAACAGTACACAAAAAGGTGATTATACATATGGTTTAACACTTGAAAGTTGTACTAATACCACATTTATAAATAACACAATAAATGCTTCAGCTGCATCATTATACACTGTAGAATTATTTGGTACTAAAAAAAATATTATAACAAATAATTACTTCTATGGAGAAGCAACAAATCCATATGGAATTGCAGGATATCAATCTAGTGATAATACAATAACAAACAACACCATAATTA is a window encoding:
- a CDS encoding DUF2149 domain-containing protein → MTLKRRRLSKRNHDIDPMSSAVNMTDVMLVLAVGFLIFAVMATGAQNIINSDMSPQEKQSAMQAAQQTTELDEETTPLDTKPEEIQSSGSGYQERGKVYQDPSTGKLVLVKSS